One Gemmatimonadota bacterium DNA window includes the following coding sequences:
- the mqnB gene encoding futalosine hydrolase, whose translation MNLDYLLITATKMEQERVQARMEISGTDDPLVRPWHLGSLCGKPVLLIEGGVGQVNTAVALTLALTRHDPAAILQFGVGGAYVRSGLEVGDLAIATEEYYGDTGVLTPEGWMDLEGMGFPMLPARTGAQEQAGQAGQTPRKPLYNRIPLDVPRTERISRCLEGRLEGRSSHQVATGPFVTVQQCSGVQAAGDTLAARYGGICENMEGAAAAHVAKANDIPFVEIRGISNRVVDRDLSQWDLPLAIRRCQRAVELIVESGVC comes from the coding sequence ATGAATCTGGACTATCTACTCATCACCGCGACGAAAATGGAACAGGAACGGGTCCAGGCACGGATGGAGATTTCCGGGACGGACGATCCCCTGGTCCGGCCCTGGCACCTGGGCTCGTTGTGCGGGAAGCCGGTGCTCCTGATCGAGGGCGGCGTGGGCCAGGTCAATACGGCCGTGGCCCTGACTCTTGCGCTGACGCGCCATGACCCTGCCGCGATCCTCCAATTCGGCGTGGGCGGCGCGTACGTGCGGTCCGGTCTCGAAGTGGGTGACCTCGCCATTGCCACGGAGGAATACTACGGCGATACCGGCGTCCTGACCCCGGAAGGCTGGATGGACCTGGAGGGAATGGGATTTCCCATGCTTCCCGCCCGGACCGGCGCCCAGGAGCAGGCCGGGCAGGCCGGGCAGACGCCCAGAAAGCCCTTGTACAATCGTATACCGCTCGACGTACCGCGTACCGAACGCATCAGCCGGTGCCTGGAAGGCCGGCTGGAAGGCCGATCGTCGCACCAGGTCGCCACCGGTCCGTTCGTCACCGTGCAGCAGTGCAGCGGCGTCCAGGCGGCCGGCGATACGCTGGCCGCCCGTTACGGCGGGATTTGCGAGAACATGGAAGGAGCGGCCGCAGCCCACGTAGCCAAAGCCAACGACATCCCCTTCGTGGAAATACGCGGTATCAGCAACCGGGTGGTCGACCGGGACCTGTCGCAGTGGGACCTGCCCCTGGCGATCCGTCGCTGTCAGCGAGCGGTCGAATTGATCGTGGAAAGCGGGGTCTGCTGA
- a CDS encoding Gfo/Idh/MocA family oxidoreductase — protein MSYSILLSGCGSAAMYVAQVAEQSGRARVTALFDPSGEQLAAARSRYPDAVTGDDLGSLIADVRPDIVAVAGPDHLHVGQTVLALELGAHALVEKPLATTVADARHVMDAADRTGLTVMTDHTIRYMYPWREMSRIARSGEIGDIFFVQGDYIHDMWSIYEPGERRHTPWRIDRQHPQNILLGGGCHPIDNILSTVDSPVVEVFAYSSKMSVPEFPADDCYIVMLKFENEVLGKVFVSSGCSGHGMGGGMLAVYGTEGTLWNGKLYRRGEEPVTLPNVSDEAAVGGHGWGRSVIDFLDTLDGRIENPIPARMGARVVAVCEAGLESVRTGRPQKPEWP, from the coding sequence ATGTCCTATTCCATACTACTGAGCGGTTGCGGCAGCGCGGCAATGTACGTGGCCCAGGTGGCCGAGCAAAGCGGGCGCGCCCGGGTGACCGCCCTCTTCGACCCATCCGGGGAGCAGCTCGCGGCGGCCCGGTCGCGCTACCCCGATGCGGTTACCGGCGACGATCTCGGATCGCTGATTGCCGATGTGCGACCGGACATCGTCGCCGTGGCGGGACCGGACCATCTGCACGTCGGCCAGACCGTCCTGGCCCTGGAGCTCGGTGCCCATGCCCTGGTGGAAAAACCCCTGGCCACGACCGTGGCCGACGCCCGGCATGTCATGGACGCCGCCGACCGTACGGGCCTGACTGTGATGACAGATCACACTATACGGTACATGTATCCCTGGCGAGAGATGTCCCGCATCGCCCGTTCAGGAGAAATCGGCGACATTTTCTTCGTACAGGGCGACTACATCCACGACATGTGGTCCATCTACGAGCCCGGCGAGCGCAGACACACGCCGTGGCGAATCGACCGCCAGCACCCGCAGAACATCCTGCTGGGCGGCGGCTGCCATCCTATCGATAACATCCTGTCCACGGTGGACTCGCCGGTCGTGGAGGTCTTTGCCTATAGCAGCAAGATGAGCGTGCCAGAGTTTCCCGCGGATGACTGCTATATCGTCATGCTGAAGTTTGAAAACGAGGTGCTCGGTAAGGTCTTTGTGTCCAGCGGCTGCTCCGGGCACGGCATGGGCGGCGGCATGCTGGCCGTGTACGGCACCGAAGGGACGCTCTGGAACGGAAAGCTGTACCGTAGGGGGGAGGAACCCGTGACGCTGCCCAACGTCTCGGACGAGGCCGCCGTGGGCGGTCACGGCTGGGGCCGTTCCGTCATCGATTTCCTGGACACGCTCGACGGGCGCATCGAAAACCCGATTCCCGCCCGCATGGGCGCCCGCGTCGTGGCCGTCTGCGAGGCCGGCCTCGAGTCCGTCCGCACCGGCCGGCCGCAAAAGCCGGAATGGCCTTGA
- a CDS encoding M55 family metallopeptidase — translation MRILIMTDMEGVSGIVAWDQVTGGKPMYEEGRRLYTEEINAAVRGARAAGAKEIVVVDCHGAGGDWTFNSLVPELLDPGCEWVAKHPWSRYTEMFETGCDAAVFVGMHARANTPDGVMCHTISTTGWRSLRFNDDEVGEVGINAALCGHYGCPVLLVTGDEAVCRESRELLGEDLPVVAVKRGLSRYSARQIPPVRARQMIEEGTRQALQDLPDRPTIKPYVPAAPTKITIELDTVDNAAHYKGRTGVSFPDDLTVVSIGRDWMEAWNQIWHW, via the coding sequence ATGCGCATACTGATCATGACGGACATGGAAGGCGTCAGCGGCATCGTGGCCTGGGACCAGGTCACGGGCGGGAAGCCCATGTATGAGGAAGGCCGGCGGCTGTATACGGAGGAGATCAACGCCGCTGTACGGGGCGCCCGGGCCGCCGGCGCGAAGGAGATCGTGGTGGTGGACTGCCACGGCGCGGGCGGCGACTGGACCTTCAATTCGCTGGTGCCGGAGTTGCTCGATCCGGGATGCGAGTGGGTGGCCAAGCATCCCTGGTCGCGTTATACGGAGATGTTCGAGACGGGCTGCGACGCCGCGGTGTTCGTCGGCATGCATGCCCGGGCGAACACGCCGGACGGCGTGATGTGCCATACGATCTCGACGACGGGCTGGCGCAGTCTGCGGTTCAACGACGACGAGGTGGGCGAAGTCGGCATCAACGCCGCCCTCTGCGGGCACTACGGCTGTCCCGTGCTGCTGGTCACCGGTGACGAGGCCGTATGCCGGGAGTCCCGGGAACTGCTGGGAGAAGACCTGCCGGTCGTGGCCGTGAAACGGGGCCTGTCCAGGTACTCGGCCCGGCAGATACCTCCGGTCCGCGCGCGGCAGATGATCGAGGAAGGCACGCGGCAGGCGCTGCAGGACCTGCCGGACAGGCCGACCATCAAACCCTACGTGCCGGCGGCGCCCACGAAGATCACCATCGAACTCGACACCGTTGACAACGCGGCGCATTACAAGGGCCGGACGGGGGTCTCCTTTCCCGACGACCTGACCGTCGTCAGCATCGGCCGGGACTGGATGGAGGCCTGGAACCAGATCTGGCACTGGTAG
- a CDS encoding amidohydrolase family protein, translated as MVALPRVSLGTDPSAKTAAGTWWKRTAAPLMFLLLISGLTFGPLVHEVAASKQKPAGPQEQPIALAGGTVHTVSGGVIEGATVLFESGVITGIGTDLALPDNTRVIDVTGKHVYPGLIAAPTTLGLTEIGSVWATHDNIETGNVTPSVRAVTAVNPDSEYFPVARANGILTALTMPGGGLISGLSGLIAMDGWTTEGMTLVATVGLHVRWPSYRVRDIPGLGGREDQIKDRKAAITRLRDAFREARAYMIAKEAERGGGPFHPSDLGWESMIPVLRKELPVFIHASEEKQIHAAIDWALAEDLRIVLVGGADVWRVADRLKENDIPVIIGAVHYLPARRWEAYDAPFTNALKLHEAGLAFCIGEGGGASNVRNLPYHAATAAAYGLPKEEALKSVTLYPARILGVEDRLGSLETGKDATLIVTTGDPLEIMTQVEHAFIQGRPVDISSKHTDLYDKYRTRLEQVK; from the coding sequence ATGGTGGCATTACCCCGTGTATCTCTGGGGACGGACCCGTCGGCGAAAACCGCCGCCGGTACGTGGTGGAAGCGAACCGCGGCTCCGTTGATGTTTCTTTTACTTATATCGGGACTCACTTTCGGTCCCCTGGTTCACGAAGTGGCGGCTTCCAAACAGAAGCCCGCCGGTCCGCAGGAACAACCCATCGCACTGGCCGGCGGAACGGTCCATACGGTGAGCGGCGGCGTCATCGAGGGCGCCACGGTGCTTTTCGAGTCCGGCGTCATTACCGGCATCGGGACCGACCTGGCCCTGCCCGACAACACCCGGGTGATCGATGTTACGGGAAAACATGTGTATCCCGGCCTGATCGCCGCACCGACGACCCTTGGTCTCACCGAGATCGGCTCGGTGTGGGCGACCCATGACAATATCGAAACCGGGAACGTGACCCCCAGCGTCCGCGCGGTGACCGCCGTGAATCCCGACAGTGAATACTTCCCTGTCGCCCGGGCCAACGGGATCCTGACCGCCCTGACCATGCCGGGCGGGGGTCTGATCTCCGGTCTTTCCGGGCTGATCGCAATGGATGGCTGGACCACCGAGGGAATGACCCTTGTTGCGACGGTGGGGCTTCACGTTCGATGGCCATCCTACCGCGTTCGCGACATTCCCGGCCTGGGCGGCCGGGAAGACCAGATCAAGGATCGCAAAGCGGCCATTACCAGGCTTCGCGACGCCTTTCGAGAAGCCAGGGCGTACATGATTGCGAAGGAGGCCGAACGCGGAGGCGGACCTTTTCATCCCTCCGACCTCGGCTGGGAGTCCATGATCCCGGTGCTCAGGAAGGAACTGCCCGTTTTCATACACGCGTCTGAAGAGAAGCAGATCCACGCCGCGATCGACTGGGCGCTGGCCGAGGATCTAAGGATCGTCCTGGTCGGCGGTGCCGACGTCTGGCGTGTGGCGGACCGATTGAAGGAGAACGATATCCCCGTGATCATCGGCGCCGTGCATTACCTGCCCGCCCGTCGTTGGGAGGCCTATGACGCGCCTTTCACCAACGCCCTGAAGCTGCATGAGGCCGGTCTGGCCTTCTGTATCGGCGAGGGCGGAGGCGCCTCAAACGTGCGGAACCTCCCGTATCACGCGGCCACCGCGGCGGCCTACGGCCTCCCGAAGGAAGAGGCGCTCAAGTCCGTCACCCTTTACCCCGCGCGCATTCTCGGGGTGGAGGACCGGCTCGGTTCCCTGGAGACGGGCAAGGACGCCACGCTGATCGTGACCACTGGAGACCCGCTCGAGATCATGACACAGGTGGAACATGCCTTCATCCAGGGCCGTCCGGTCGATATCAGCAGCAAGCATACCGATCTTTACGACAAGTACCGGACCCGGCTGGAACAGGTGAAATAA
- a CDS encoding amidohydrolase family protein → MFKPCWKLVPAALLAGIVNLAAEAQQTAPQAGLRENPSRVHALENARIYVRPDLVIEKGVVVIRDGLIVEAGASVDIPPDAQRWDYSGQTIYPGLIEMFTQAGLPEDERDPSSGSTHWNPAVRPERSAAEAYRVSETEIERLRKTGFAAAMVVADRGVFAGSSAVVNLGSGSPNENILKRDVFQHLRMERNRNRTYPASMMGVVALMRQTILDAQWYRDAHAAYAANPRQDRPEDNDALAALDRVAARDQAVLVSVHDDHAFLRAVRLADEFGLRLLVRGSGHEYRMLDALREAGAPVILPLDFPRSDDLSVSTPEDALDVTLAALRHWELAPGNPGRLHRAGIPIALSSTRLDNGAEFHERVREAIEHGLAYEAALAALTTTPASMLGLGSRLGTLDPGKLANMTITDGPLFAENVNVQDVWVAGNRHVVTPRPVTDPRGAWVVVLEGDSLSLSIEGTPGAPKGTLDKDGNSMGAISMALEDARLAFSVEDETLGEAGVWRFSGSIQGDRITGRGIRPGGESVVWSAERTAPREAETKDIPAPADVVEPPALYPPGAFGRDSVPARPEHLVVRNATVWTLDERGRLENADVLIREGKIVEVGAGITAPENAVEIDGTGKHVTPGIIDAHSHTAILEGINEGTQAVTAEVGIGDVIDSHDIAMYRELAGGLTVANVLHGSANPIGGKNQIIKLRWGGGPEELKFTEAKAGIKFALGENVKRSNWRILSDRYPQSRMGVEQIIRDRFRAAREYQQAWDRYEALADKSDVVPPRRDLELETLQEVLTGDRLVHCHSYRQDEILMLLRVADEFGFTIGTFQHVLEGYKVAPELAAHGAGASAFSDWWAFKVEAYDAIPHNGALMHDAGVLVTFNSDSNELARRLNTEAAKAVKYGGVDEVEALKFVTLNAAIQLAVDPWVGSLEPGKDADFVIWNGHPLSTYTKCEQTWIDGRKYFDIEEDRQMRIEVEKERTRLIQKLLRSPEADESDTEERAPEA, encoded by the coding sequence ATGTTTAAACCCTGTTGGAAACTGGTTCCGGCCGCGCTGCTGGCCGGGATCGTCAACCTCGCCGCGGAGGCCCAGCAGACGGCACCGCAGGCGGGATTGCGGGAAAACCCTTCGCGGGTACACGCCCTCGAAAACGCCCGGATATACGTCCGCCCCGATCTCGTGATCGAAAAGGGCGTCGTGGTCATCCGGGACGGGTTGATCGTCGAGGCGGGGGCCTCCGTCGACATCCCGCCGGATGCCCAGCGGTGGGACTACTCCGGCCAGACGATTTATCCCGGTTTGATCGAGATGTTCACGCAGGCCGGACTGCCGGAAGACGAAAGGGACCCGTCGTCGGGGTCTACCCACTGGAACCCCGCCGTCCGCCCGGAGCGTTCCGCCGCCGAAGCGTACCGCGTCAGCGAGACTGAGATAGAACGGTTGAGGAAAACCGGATTCGCGGCGGCCATGGTCGTAGCGGATCGAGGCGTGTTCGCGGGCAGCAGCGCGGTCGTCAACCTGGGATCCGGATCCCCCAATGAGAACATTCTGAAGCGCGACGTCTTTCAGCACCTGCGCATGGAACGGAACCGGAACCGCACCTATCCGGCCTCCATGATGGGCGTAGTGGCCCTCATGCGGCAGACGATCCTCGACGCGCAGTGGTACCGGGATGCCCACGCGGCCTACGCCGCGAATCCCCGCCAGGACCGTCCGGAGGACAACGACGCGCTGGCGGCGCTGGACAGGGTGGCCGCCCGCGACCAGGCCGTGCTAGTGAGTGTCCATGACGACCACGCCTTCCTGCGCGCCGTCCGCCTGGCCGATGAATTCGGTTTGCGGCTCCTCGTGCGGGGCAGCGGCCATGAATACCGCATGCTGGACGCGCTCCGCGAAGCAGGTGCGCCCGTCATCCTGCCCCTCGATTTTCCCCGGTCGGACGATCTCTCCGTCTCCACGCCGGAAGACGCCCTGGACGTCACCCTGGCCGCATTGCGGCACTGGGAACTGGCGCCCGGGAATCCCGGAAGGCTACACCGGGCCGGGATCCCCATCGCGCTGAGCAGTACAAGGTTGGACAATGGCGCCGAATTCCACGAAAGGGTGCGTGAAGCGATCGAGCACGGGTTGGCATATGAAGCGGCGCTGGCCGCGTTGACCACGACGCCCGCGTCCATGCTCGGACTGGGCAGCCGCCTCGGAACCCTGGATCCCGGCAAGCTGGCCAACATGACCATTACCGACGGCCCCCTCTTCGCGGAGAACGTGAACGTGCAGGACGTCTGGGTCGCGGGCAACCGCCACGTGGTCACCCCCCGGCCGGTCACCGATCCCCGGGGCGCGTGGGTGGTCGTCCTGGAGGGTGACAGCCTGTCGCTGTCCATCGAAGGCACACCGGGGGCGCCCAAAGGGACCCTGGACAAGGACGGGAACTCCATGGGGGCGATAAGCATGGCGTTGGAAGACGCGCGTCTCGCATTCAGCGTGGAGGACGAGACGCTGGGAGAAGCCGGCGTATGGCGTTTCTCGGGTTCGATACAGGGAGACCGGATTACCGGCCGGGGGATCCGCCCCGGCGGTGAAAGCGTGGTCTGGTCGGCCGAACGCACCGCACCTCGGGAAGCGGAAACGAAGGACATACCCGCGCCGGCCGATGTGGTTGAACCTCCGGCGCTGTACCCTCCGGGCGCCTTCGGCAGGGATAGCGTACCGGCACGACCGGAACATCTCGTCGTCCGGAACGCCACGGTGTGGACGCTTGACGAGCGGGGCAGGCTGGAGAACGCGGATGTGTTGATCCGTGAAGGTAAGATCGTGGAAGTCGGCGCGGGCATCACAGCGCCGGAAAACGCCGTAGAGATCGACGGGACCGGCAAGCACGTCACGCCCGGTATCATCGACGCCCATTCGCACACGGCTATCCTGGAGGGTATTAACGAAGGAACGCAGGCCGTGACCGCCGAGGTGGGCATCGGCGACGTCATCGACAGCCACGATATTGCCATGTACCGGGAACTGGCCGGAGGACTCACGGTGGCCAATGTGCTGCACGGTTCGGCCAACCCCATCGGAGGGAAGAACCAGATCATCAAGCTGAGGTGGGGCGGCGGTCCCGAGGAGCTCAAGTTCACGGAGGCCAAGGCGGGGATCAAGTTCGCCCTGGGCGAGAATGTCAAGCGCAGCAACTGGCGCATCCTCAGCGACCGCTATCCGCAGAGCCGCATGGGGGTCGAGCAGATCATCCGCGACCGGTTCCGGGCAGCCCGGGAATACCAGCAGGCGTGGGACAGATACGAGGCGCTGGCGGACAAGTCCGACGTCGTGCCGCCCCGCCGGGATCTCGAACTGGAAACGCTGCAGGAAGTCCTCACCGGTGATCGCCTCGTCCACTGCCACTCCTATCGGCAGGACGAGATCCTGATGCTCCTTCGAGTGGCCGATGAATTCGGGTTCACGATCGGTACCTTTCAGCACGTGCTGGAGGGATACAAGGTCGCGCCGGAGTTGGCCGCCCACGGCGCGGGCGCATCCGCTTTCAGCGACTGGTGGGCCTTCAAAGTGGAAGCCTACGACGCCATCCCCCATAACGGGGCGTTGATGCACGACGCGGGCGTGCTGGTAACCTTCAACTCCGACAGTAACGAACTCGCCCGGCGTTTGAACACGGAAGCCGCCAAGGCGGTGAAGTACGGCGGGGTGGACGAGGTGGAAGCCCTGAAGTTCGTCACATTGAACGCGGCGATCCAACTGGCCGTCGATCCCTGGGTCGGATCGCTCGAGCCGGGCAAGGACGCCGACTTCGTGATCTGGAATGGCCATCCCCTGTCCACTTATACGAAGTGCGAACAGACGTGGATCGACGGAAGGAAGTACTTCGATATCGAAGAGGACCGGCAGATGCGGATCGAAGTTGAAAAAGAACGGACCCGGCTGATTCAGAAACTGCTCAGATCACCGGAAGCAGACGAGTCCGATACCGAAGAACGAGCGCCGGAGGCGTAG
- a CDS encoding 1,4-dihydroxy-6-naphthoate synthase produces the protein MTALSLGYSPCPNDTFIFCALIQGRIPDAPRCREVLDDIETLNNLALKRELDLTKISFHALGHLREDYVLLRSGGALGRGCGPLVVAREPLRPEQLKDKKIALPGQLTTAALLLRLFDPGLERLIYLPFDQIMPACQRGEVDAGVIIHESRFTFAEHGLSQVIDLGAWWEEETGHPIPLGGILARRDLGGAMHERLNRSIRSSIEYAYVHPDEVKPYIRRHAQEMDESVMQQHIDLYVNQYSLQYGEDGEAAIRDLFERAERAGIVLSSKHSLFE, from the coding sequence ATGACCGCCCTTTCTCTCGGTTACTCGCCCTGTCCCAACGACACCTTCATCTTCTGCGCCTTGATCCAGGGGCGGATTCCCGATGCGCCGAGGTGCCGGGAAGTGCTGGACGATATCGAAACGCTGAATAACCTGGCCCTGAAGCGTGAACTGGACCTGACCAAGATCTCCTTTCACGCCCTCGGCCATCTGCGGGAAGACTACGTCCTGCTCCGGTCCGGCGGGGCCCTGGGCAGGGGTTGCGGCCCCCTTGTGGTCGCGCGGGAACCGCTGCGGCCGGAACAACTGAAGGACAAGAAAATCGCCCTGCCCGGGCAGTTGACCACGGCGGCGCTGCTGCTGAGGCTCTTCGATCCCGGCCTGGAACGCCTGATCTACCTGCCATTCGACCAGATCATGCCGGCCTGCCAGCGCGGCGAAGTCGACGCCGGGGTGATTATTCACGAAAGCCGGTTCACCTTCGCCGAACACGGTCTATCCCAGGTGATCGACCTTGGTGCGTGGTGGGAGGAGGAAACAGGGCATCCGATTCCGCTGGGCGGTATCCTTGCGCGGCGGGACCTGGGCGGCGCCATGCACGAACGGCTCAACCGGTCTATACGATCGAGCATCGAATACGCATACGTTCATCCTGATGAAGTGAAGCCTTATATCCGGCGTCATGCCCAGGAAATGGATGAATCGGTCATGCAGCAGCATATCGACCTTTACGTGAACCAGTACTCGCTCCAGTACGGCGAAGACGGAGAAGCGGCGATTCGGGACCTGTTCGAACGGGCCGAACGAGCGGGAATCGTCCTTTCATCGAAGCATTCCCTGTTCGAGTAA
- a CDS encoding transporter has protein sequence METDLGILSIVPPALAIVLAFLTRNAVYSLAVACLVGVLIAGQGPLGFSQLMIDAIGNTSFSWVFMLEICIGIMIAFFMRTGAIEAFTQFVAYRKLSRKGVQLWTWMLGMFVFFSDYFSPLFVGTTMRSLADKARISREKLAYIADSTSAPVIVLLPFTGWAIYISGLTIGMGPIADAGDALNAFIHSIPYNIYAITAVILVGLIAAGLVPEFGPMKKAERRAMDEGKVLRDGAVPLIGRELTETPMFPDIKPRLFLNFILPVILIIVIVLGSFVLTGSAKTLEAYLAVVIFLGISIRIQGIRLNDIMDTAMTGIKGIMPAIMILVFAYTINQLSRDMGTADYMVSISRDFLTPSMLPLATYLLAAVMAFSTGTSWGTFAIMLPIAVPVALVYSGDALTDIVYATIAAVAGGGVFGDHCSPLSDTSILASTGAASDHIDHVRTQIPYAMIAAVLTGVVYLVMGLTVWS, from the coding sequence ATGGAAACCGACCTCGGCATCCTCTCCATCGTGCCGCCGGCCCTTGCCATCGTACTGGCCTTCCTGACCCGGAACGCCGTGTATTCCCTTGCGGTGGCCTGCCTGGTGGGCGTCCTGATCGCGGGACAGGGGCCCCTGGGGTTTTCCCAGTTGATGATCGACGCGATCGGGAATACCAGTTTCTCCTGGGTATTCATGCTCGAGATCTGCATCGGGATCATGATCGCCTTCTTCATGCGGACCGGCGCCATCGAGGCCTTCACGCAGTTCGTGGCGTACCGAAAGCTGTCGCGCAAGGGCGTACAGCTCTGGACCTGGATGCTGGGCATGTTCGTTTTCTTCAGCGACTATTTCAGCCCGCTCTTCGTCGGGACCACGATGCGGAGCCTGGCCGACAAGGCGCGGATATCCCGGGAGAAACTGGCCTATATCGCCGACTCCACCTCCGCCCCGGTCATCGTCCTCCTGCCCTTCACGGGCTGGGCGATCTACATCTCCGGACTCACCATCGGCATGGGACCCATCGCCGATGCCGGCGATGCGCTGAACGCCTTCATTCACTCCATTCCCTACAATATCTACGCCATCACGGCAGTCATCCTCGTCGGACTGATCGCCGCCGGACTGGTCCCGGAATTCGGCCCCATGAAGAAAGCGGAACGCCGGGCCATGGACGAAGGCAAGGTGCTGAGAGACGGCGCGGTCCCGCTCATCGGACGGGAACTGACCGAGACCCCCATGTTCCCGGACATAAAACCCCGCCTGTTCCTGAACTTCATCCTGCCCGTCATCCTGATCATCGTCATCGTACTGGGTTCCTTTGTGCTCACGGGATCCGCGAAGACGCTGGAGGCCTATCTCGCCGTCGTCATCTTCCTCGGCATATCGATCCGCATCCAGGGCATCCGGCTAAACGACATCATGGACACGGCGATGACGGGCATCAAGGGGATCATGCCGGCCATCATGATCCTGGTTTTCGCCTACACGATCAACCAGTTGAGCAGAGACATGGGCACGGCCGATTACATGGTATCGATTTCGAGAGACTTCCTCACCCCGTCCATGCTCCCCCTGGCCACCTACCTGCTGGCGGCGGTGATGGCCTTTTCCACCGGCACGTCCTGGGGCACCTTCGCCATCATGCTGCCGATCGCGGTTCCCGTGGCCCTGGTTTATTCCGGGGACGCGCTGACCGACATCGTATACGCGACCATTGCGGCCGTGGCCGGCGGCGGGGTCTTCGGCGACCACTGCTCTCCACTCTCCGACACCTCGATTCTCGCTTCGACCGGCGCGGCATCGGATCATATCGATCACGTCAGGACCCAGATCCCCTATGCGATGATCGCCGCCGTGCTGACCGGCGTCGTATACCTCGTCATGGGGCTGACCGTTTGGTCCTGA
- a CDS encoding sugar phosphate isomerase/epimerase — MNHLGYMLIDPPSRWGGSIADTFRFIRSIGYDGVELNLTLELAGLLDQVEDAARENDLPVVSLLTGAAYGEGLCLSAPDPSIRDRTVERLVEYMETANRFGAILVVGLLQGLRSDEPDPAAAQARIVSCLRWVGREAEGRGVDIVIEPVNHLQVGFNNSVGEVLRLIRDTGSTAFHPMVDTIHMNIEETSLVQPIHDCGARLRHVHLCESHGGLPGTGRIDFAVVLDALEGVGYPHFASVKVYRKAGLREAAEQSMAFFRELKPG; from the coding sequence ATGAATCATCTCGGTTACATGCTGATCGATCCGCCGTCCCGATGGGGCGGGAGTATAGCCGACACCTTCCGTTTCATCCGTTCCATTGGATATGACGGCGTGGAATTGAACCTTACCCTGGAACTGGCCGGCCTGCTGGATCAGGTCGAGGACGCCGCCCGTGAGAACGATCTTCCGGTCGTTTCGCTTCTCACGGGTGCGGCGTACGGGGAGGGACTCTGTCTCAGCGCCCCGGACCCGTCCATTCGCGACCGAACGGTCGAGCGCCTGGTGGAGTACATGGAGACCGCAAATCGGTTCGGCGCCATCCTGGTGGTGGGCCTGTTGCAGGGCCTGCGCTCCGACGAACCGGATCCGGCGGCCGCCCAAGCGCGGATCGTTTCCTGTCTGAGGTGGGTGGGGCGGGAAGCCGAGGGCAGGGGGGTCGACATCGTGATCGAACCGGTAAACCACCTCCAGGTGGGGTTCAACAACAGCGTCGGGGAAGTCCTGCGCCTGATCCGGGACACCGGATCCACCGCCTTCCATCCCATGGTCGACACCATCCACATGAATATCGAGGAGACCTCACTCGTTCAGCCCATCCACGACTGCGGCGCCCGTCTCAGGCACGTACATCTCTGCGAAAGCCACGGCGGACTGCCGGGTACCGGCCGCATCGACTTCGCGGTCGTCCTCGATGCCCTGGAAGGCGTCGGGTATCCCCATTTCGCTTCGGTGAAGGTCTACAGGAAGGCCGGACTGCGCGAAGCGGCGGAGCAAAGCATGGCCTTCTTCAGGGAACTGAAGCCGGGCTAG
- a CDS encoding sugar phosphate isomerase/epimerase, whose translation MQFIMFTKHLEGLSLAEIAEKLNSVGVSGADLCVRDGYPVNPGNIDRALPEAARVLSNEGLSIPLVTAPGDFTSATLDYAERYYQACGENGVKHIKLGYWHWSPGSDYWTELDRARKELEGFQRLSEKTGVKTVVHNHSGHSMGLNSSAVMHVVQGFDSRHVGVFADVGHLSICGEPIDMALNIVRAYLSVMSFKDLARVQRVHDGERRWEVDVVRLGTGFGDWKTVLSTLKAQGFDGPVSMHSEYGGEPVDTVVDLARSDLRFVRNLMEQV comes from the coding sequence ATGCAGTTCATCATGTTCACCAAACACCTCGAGGGCCTTTCGCTGGCGGAAATCGCGGAGAAGCTGAACAGCGTGGGCGTTTCCGGCGCCGACCTGTGCGTGCGCGATGGATATCCGGTGAATCCAGGGAATATCGACCGGGCCCTGCCAGAAGCCGCGCGGGTCCTTTCAAACGAAGGACTTTCTATTCCGCTCGTGACCGCGCCGGGGGATTTCACTTCGGCCACGCTGGATTATGCGGAGAGATACTACCAGGCCTGCGGGGAGAACGGGGTGAAGCACATCAAGCTGGGGTACTGGCACTGGTCGCCGGGGTCGGACTACTGGACGGAACTGGACCGTGCGCGGAAGGAACTGGAGGGATTTCAGCGCCTATCCGAGAAAACCGGCGTCAAAACCGTGGTGCACAACCATTCGGGCCACTCCATGGGCCTGAACTCGTCCGCCGTCATGCACGTCGTGCAGGGATTCGACTCGCGCCACGTAGGCGTGTTCGCGGACGTGGGGCACCTGTCCATCTGCGGAGAGCCGATCGACATGGCCCTCAACATCGTCCGGGCGTACCTGTCGGTCATGTCCTTCAAGGACCTCGCACGGGTGCAGCGGGTCCACGACGGCGAACGTAGGTGGGAAGTCGACGTGGTGCGGCTGGGCACGGGTTTCGGGGACTGGAAGACAGTGCTGTCCACGCTGAAGGCCCAGGGGTTCGACGGACCCGTCAGCATGCACAGTGAATACGGGGGAGAACCCGTGGACACAGTCGTCGATCTGGCCCGGTCGGATCTGCGGTTCGTCCGGAACCTTATGGAACAGGTGTAG